In the genome of Myroides phaeus, one region contains:
- a CDS encoding cold-shock protein has protein sequence MQEGTVKFFNETKGFGFITPKDGGQDIFVHTTGLYDNIRENDEVVFEVEKGKKGLNAVNVRKA, from the coding sequence ATGCAAGAAGGAACAGTAAAATTCTTCAATGAAACTAAAGGTTTCGGATTTATTACACCAAAAGACGGAGGACAAGACATTTTCGTACATACTACAGGTTTATACGACAACATCCGTGAGAATGACGAAGTTGTTTTCGAAGTTGAAAAAGGTAAAAAAGGATTAAACGCAGTTAACGTAAGAAAAGCGTAA
- a CDS encoding DEAD/DEAH box helicase — MNFKELPLIPQIKQALNEIGYSQATEIQQKAIPLILQGRDLIGTAQTGTGKTAAFAIPILERLSKEDNSQRGIKTLVLVPTRELALQVQKSFLDYSKHLPLKTIALFGGVSLQPQIKALKQRADIVVATPGRLLDLINQKYVDLSKLQILVLDEADQMLDMGFIHDLKKILSYIPSKRQSLFLSATMPASIAKFANTIVKNPVKIEIAAEIITAETITQEVYYIEKKDKRDLLHSLLSEQKAPTLVFTRTKHEANKLVKHLDKGGLEAMAIHGNKSQSARTKALEDFKSKRIKILIATDIAARGIDIDKLPFVINYDIPDKPETYVHRIGRTGRAGIKGTALSICTPEQQKELNDIQRFTGIKMKVRKQVSK, encoded by the coding sequence ATGAATTTTAAAGAATTACCTTTAATACCACAAATCAAACAAGCGTTAAACGAGATTGGATATTCTCAGGCAACGGAGATTCAGCAGAAAGCTATACCACTAATCCTACAGGGTAGAGATTTAATCGGTACTGCTCAAACTGGAACAGGTAAAACTGCTGCTTTTGCAATTCCTATCTTAGAAAGACTTAGTAAAGAAGATAATTCACAAAGAGGAATCAAAACATTAGTATTAGTCCCTACACGTGAACTTGCTTTACAAGTCCAAAAAAGTTTCTTAGATTACAGCAAGCACTTGCCTTTAAAGACAATTGCACTATTTGGAGGAGTTTCATTACAACCTCAGATAAAAGCACTTAAACAAAGAGCTGATATTGTTGTAGCAACGCCAGGTCGTTTGTTAGATCTAATCAACCAAAAATATGTTGATTTATCAAAATTACAGATTTTGGTTTTAGATGAAGCAGACCAAATGCTTGATATGGGATTCATCCATGATTTAAAAAAGATATTATCATATATACCTTCTAAAAGACAATCGCTGTTTTTATCAGCTACAATGCCAGCAAGCATTGCTAAGTTTGCTAACACAATAGTGAAAAATCCTGTGAAAATAGAGATTGCTGCTGAGATAATCACAGCAGAAACTATAACACAAGAAGTTTATTATATAGAAAAAAAGGACAAGAGAGACTTATTGCATTCTCTTTTAAGTGAACAAAAAGCACCAACATTAGTATTTACGCGTACAAAGCACGAAGCTAATAAACTTGTAAAACACTTAGATAAAGGAGGACTTGAAGCTATGGCTATTCATGGTAATAAATCTCAAAGCGCAAGAACAAAGGCACTTGAAGACTTTAAAAGTAAACGCATTAAGATTTTAATCGCTACTGATATAGCTGCAAGAGGCATAGATATTGACAAATTACCATTTGTCATTAATTATGATATTCCAGATAAACCTGAAACCTACGTACATCGTATTGGTAGAACAGGTAGGGCTGGAATAAAAGGCACTGCTCTATCTATCTGTACACCAGAACAACAGAAAGAGCTTAATGATATTCAACGTTTCACTGGAATTAAAATGAAAGTGAGAAAACAGGTATCAAAGTAA
- a CDS encoding cold-shock protein, producing MADSFSKKEKNKKKAQKKQEKALKREDRKTNNNKGKDLEDMLIYVDINGNLTEVPPEEQDIEAANREHELRMSAAGPNEECVGQVTYFSSKGFGFITEDETKENIFVHSSQLTQPINQGDRVTFKKERTPKGLRAIEVAKIIK from the coding sequence ATGGCTGATTCTTTTTCTAAAAAAGAAAAAAACAAAAAGAAAGCACAGAAAAAGCAAGAGAAAGCACTGAAAAGAGAAGACCGAAAAACCAACAACAATAAAGGAAAGGACCTTGAAGATATGCTAATCTATGTGGATATTAATGGTAATTTAACTGAGGTTCCGCCAGAAGAGCAAGATATTGAGGCAGCGAACAGAGAGCACGAATTACGTATGTCTGCAGCTGGACCTAATGAAGAATGTGTTGGACAGGTTACTTATTTCAGTAGTAAAGGATTTGGTTTTATTACTGAAGACGAAACGAAGGAGAACATTTTTGTACACAGCAGTCAATTAACACAACCCATAAACCAAGGTGACCGCGTTACCTTTAAAAAAGAAAGAACTCCTAAAGGTCTTAGAGCTATAGAAGTTGCCAAAATAATAAAATAA
- a CDS encoding DUF3347 domain-containing protein — protein sequence MKKVILSIAVLAIAFTACNDKKTNETVPATETHEHNHDHGHATNETVEKSTAVKSSDVLKASLDGYFSMKKALQEDKQADAATASVAFVKSLNEVGTASTDANVKELVKELTEEAAKMEKGDIKAQREAFEDLTEDMVKLISIVGSDRVVFEQYCPMYDNGEGGAWLSDAEDLFNPLYGAAMLKCGVTNNKLTPES from the coding sequence ATGAAAAAAGTAATCTTAAGTATTGCTGTATTAGCGATTGCATTTACAGCTTGTAATGACAAAAAAACAAATGAGACTGTACCTGCTACAGAAACGCATGAACACAACCACGACCATGGACATGCAACAAATGAAACAGTAGAGAAATCAACAGCAGTTAAATCTTCTGATGTATTAAAAGCTTCATTAGACGGGTATTTTTCAATGAAAAAAGCACTTCAAGAAGACAAGCAAGCTGACGCAGCAACGGCTTCTGTAGCTTTTGTAAAAAGCTTAAATGAAGTAGGTACTGCTTCTACTGACGCTAACGTTAAAGAGTTAGTGAAAGAATTAACTGAAGAAGCTGCTAAAATGGAAAAAGGTGATATCAAAGCACAAAGAGAAGCATTTGAAGACCTTACAGAAGATATGGTTAAATTAATCAGCATTGTAGGATCTGACCGCGTTGTATTTGAACAATACTGTCCAATGTACGATAACGGAGAAGGTGGTGCTTGGTTAAGTGATGCTGAGGATTTATTCAACCCGCTTTACGGAGCAGCAATGCTTAAATGTGGTGTTACAAATAACAAACTTACACCAGAATCATAA
- a CDS encoding tetratricopeptide repeat-containing sensor histidine kinase: MIYLTQKNNKLVLYLSFLSAILLLVNCSNPQIKTETDLEQLYAYKYSNHYRDSLAEVLQPEFKHVMSLSNTEGNRMAMDSVLMKLRWTRDSVSFRALATRSKKYALARGDDYALAKVYNNIGMYYHNMEKLDSTFYYYLLVENIYKKINDSVRVGEIQFYQARLLFEMGLYLESEVKVSNSLSLLRNSINNPVPFEANQLMALCLMEHNDYKEGERYFLQALELMEKDYKNKKVLEEGNLKLALAAVHGNLAAVYLKQEKFQTAYQYAEKGLSYLSVNDYPILISFLETTKAIASFELTGDRNNFKIIENNYKIDSTFGHIYRMFMTGNDLAQLYLDSGDRDLALVWGRKIYDIVKGQDLKVLERQALEFILLNEHHKFKNEVDHLIHLNREIQEQDNNTRNRFARIAYETELIIAENDHLKGIISLLIIATLSVLIMLILFFYVARLRSKNRALKLIEGQKKANESIYQLIIDKNNIATEVKKAERNRIAKDLHDGIVNGIFTIRFNLQQIECDNGDLKNVLIEELKKLEIGTRDLSHSLRNVDLFKGNRFIEIVKELVNLQRNEWNTRFCVYEKQDVDLEILSSSQKVNIYYIIKEALQNVNKHSHASKCVVDFKKANEGVLCSISDNGVGLLKGKSHGIGMSNMIDRASFLKTDLKITSSEESGTTISFIVKTTVIDKNEKDN; this comes from the coding sequence ATGATTTACCTTACTCAGAAAAATAATAAACTTGTTTTGTACTTAAGTTTTTTAAGTGCAATATTGTTATTAGTAAATTGTTCAAACCCACAAATCAAAACTGAAACTGATTTAGAACAATTGTATGCATATAAATATAGTAATCACTACAGAGATAGTTTAGCAGAGGTGTTACAACCAGAATTTAAACATGTTATGAGTCTTTCAAATACGGAGGGTAATCGTATGGCTATGGATAGTGTTTTAATGAAGTTGCGTTGGACACGAGATTCAGTGTCTTTTAGAGCACTTGCTACTCGATCTAAAAAGTATGCACTTGCACGTGGAGATGATTATGCTTTAGCTAAGGTGTATAATAATATAGGTATGTATTATCACAATATGGAAAAATTGGATAGTACCTTTTATTATTATTTATTAGTTGAAAATATCTATAAAAAAATTAACGATAGTGTACGTGTTGGAGAAATACAATTTTATCAAGCAAGACTATTGTTTGAAATGGGATTGTATTTAGAAAGTGAGGTTAAGGTTTCTAATTCGTTATCATTATTAAGAAATTCTATCAATAATCCTGTTCCTTTTGAAGCAAATCAATTGATGGCATTGTGTCTTATGGAGCATAATGATTATAAGGAAGGAGAACGCTATTTTCTTCAGGCTCTGGAGTTAATGGAGAAAGATTATAAAAATAAAAAAGTACTTGAAGAGGGGAATTTAAAATTAGCTTTAGCTGCTGTTCACGGAAATTTAGCTGCTGTTTATTTAAAGCAAGAAAAGTTTCAAACGGCATATCAATATGCAGAAAAAGGATTAAGCTATCTATCAGTAAACGATTATCCAATTTTAATATCTTTTCTTGAAACAACAAAAGCAATTGCTTCATTTGAACTTACGGGAGATAGGAATAATTTTAAAATTATTGAAAATAACTATAAAATAGATTCAACATTTGGCCATATTTATAGAATGTTTATGACGGGTAATGATCTTGCTCAATTGTATCTTGATTCTGGTGATCGTGATCTTGCTCTTGTTTGGGGTAGAAAAATTTATGATATAGTAAAAGGACAGGACCTAAAGGTTTTGGAACGACAAGCTCTTGAGTTTATACTTTTAAATGAACATCACAAATTTAAAAATGAGGTTGATCATTTGATACACTTGAATAGAGAAATTCAAGAACAAGATAATAATACTCGTAACAGATTTGCTCGTATAGCTTATGAAACAGAGCTAATAATAGCTGAAAATGATCATTTAAAAGGTATTATTTCCTTATTAATTATTGCAACATTATCTGTATTGATTATGTTAATCCTATTTTTTTATGTTGCGCGTTTAAGAAGTAAAAATAGGGCGTTAAAGTTAATTGAAGGACAAAAGAAAGCGAACGAGAGCATATATCAATTGATTATTGATAAAAATAATATAGCTACTGAAGTGAAAAAAGCAGAGAGAAATCGTATTGCCAAAGACTTACATGATGGTATTGTTAATGGAATTTTTACTATACGTTTTAATTTGCAACAGATCGAGTGTGATAATGGAGATTTAAAGAATGTGTTAATTGAAGAGTTGAAAAAACTTGAGATTGGTACACGTGATTTATCTCATTCTCTTCGTAATGTTGATTTGTTCAAAGGTAATAGGTTTATTGAGATAGTAAAGGAACTGGTAAATTTGCAGAGAAATGAGTGGAATACGCGTTTTTGTGTTTATGAAAAGCAAGATGTAGATTTAGAAATATTGTCTTCTTCTCAAAAGGTAAATATTTATTATATCATAAAGGAGGCTCTGCAGAACGTTAATAAACATTCACACGCATCAAAATGTGTTGTAGATTTTAAAAAAGCTAATGAAGGAGTGTTGTGTAGTATAAGTGATAATGGAGTAGGACTTCTAAAAGGAAAGAGTCACGGTATTGGTATGAGTAATATGATAGATAGAGCTTCTTTTTTAAAAACAGATTTAAAGATAACTTCCTCTGAAGAGAGTGGAACTACGATAAGTTTTATAGTAAAAACTACTGTAATTGATAAGAATGAAAAGGACAATTAA